The sequence below is a genomic window from Caldisericum sp..
CATTGCACCCGATAGAGGGGAAAGGTATTTCTCAGAAGATTTGTTTTCATAGTAAAATTAAAATATGAGTGATATATTAAAGCTAATAAAAGAGAGAAGAAGCATAAGACAATTCAAGAAAGATAAAATAGACAGAGAAAGTATTGAGAAAATTCTTGAGGCAGGAAGATTTGCACCATCCGCAGAGAATAACCAGCCCTGGAGATTCTTTGTAATAGAAAAAAGTGAAAACATAAAGAAAGTTGGGGAACTCTGTTCCTATGGACCTCTTAATACATTTGTTTCAACTGCGCCTTTGCTTATAGTTATTTACACAAGTGCATCGCACAGGTTTGTAGATTTAGACTGCGGAATGTGTGCTGAAAATATGATGCTTGAAGCGCATTCTCTTGGGATCGGGTCTTGCTTTATTGGTGCCTTTAGAGAAAAATTGCTAAAGGAACTTCTAAACCTGGAGGACAAAACTCGCATAGTTTCCGTAATTGCATTTGGATATCCTGAAAAAGTACCACCTCCTCCTAAGAGGCTAACTCTTGAAGAACTAACAAAATTCGATACAGATACGAAAATCCGTAAAATTGGACTCTTCGAAAAAATTTTTAAAACAGGCCCACTTTCTATTTTCTTCAGGTCCAAAAAGTGAAAACACCCATATTTGAAATAAAGACAGATTTAGAAGCAACTTTTATTGAAAGGCAAAATAAGTTCCTTGCAACAGTATCAATTGAAGGAAATAATGCCCTTGCGCATATTCACGACCCTGGACGGCTTGAAGGAATCCTTGAAAAAGGAAGAACAGTATTACTTAAGGTTTTTGAAAATCCTCTTAGAAAGACACGCTACGAGATTGTTGGCGCAAAAGTTGATAAAGAAATCGTGCTTGTAAATTCAAGATACCATAACGAGATTGCTGAAGCACTTATAAGAAGGGGAATTGTAAAATTCGGAGGTTCATACTTGCAGATTAAAAGAGAAGTTAAATTTGAGAATAGCCGATTTGACTTTATGGTTGAAGATAAAGAAAAATATCTCATTGAGGTTAAGGGTTGCGTTCTTGTTAAAAACGGCGTTGCACTCTTTCCCGATGCACCGACAAAACGAGGCACTCGACATATGCTTGAACTTGCGCAATCAATCAACTTTGGCTTTAAGCCCATTGTCTTCATCCTTATATTCAGAAATGCTTTTGAGTTCAAACCAAATGGGGAAATCGACAAAGAATTCGAAAAGAATTTTTATAATGCCCTCTTACATGGAGTGGAAGTAAGAAAATTTGTCCTTTCATACGATGGAAGGTATGTGTATTTTGAAAAAGAAATACCTTAAAACTTGAAAATTTGCATTTAAAAATTTATGGAGTAATATTTATTGGAGGCTTACATTTGGACGAAAGTGTTTTGTGGTATATAGGGACGAGTGGCTTTCAATTTGATGATTGGATTGGCACTTTTTATCCCGAGGGAATAAGCAAAAGCAAACTTTTCGACTACTATGTAAAGAACTATGGATTTAATTCTGTGGAACTTAATTCTACTTTCTATGCGATCCCAGGGGCCAAATCTCTTCAAAGGCTTTCTAACAAGGCACCCGAGGGATTTAAGTTTGCTGTAAAAGTCCATGGCTCAATTACACACGAGCAAAGGCTTGACGATTTGTATAGGTTCCTTGAGGTTTCAAAGGTCTTCTTAGAGGATGGAAAATTGCTTGCGTTTCTTGCACAGTTCCCTTATTCTTTTAAGAAAACAGATGAAAACATATCTTATCTATACAGATTAAAGGAGGCATTTACATATTCAGAACTTCTCTACATAGAGATTAGGCACGACTCCTGGAACAATTTTGCAAGGTCAAATTACGACTTCAATTTTGT
It includes:
- a CDS encoding nitroreductase family protein, whose amino-acid sequence is MSDILKLIKERRSIRQFKKDKIDRESIEKILEAGRFAPSAENNQPWRFFVIEKSENIKKVGELCSYGPLNTFVSTAPLLIVIYTSASHRFVDLDCGMCAENMMLEAHSLGIGSCFIGAFREKLLKELLNLEDKTRIVSVIAFGYPEKVPPPPKRLTLEELTKFDTDTKIRKIGLFEKIFKTGPLSIFFRSKK
- the sfsA gene encoding DNA/RNA nuclease SfsA; the protein is MKTPIFEIKTDLEATFIERQNKFLATVSIEGNNALAHIHDPGRLEGILEKGRTVLLKVFENPLRKTRYEIVGAKVDKEIVLVNSRYHNEIAEALIRRGIVKFGGSYLQIKREVKFENSRFDFMVEDKEKYLIEVKGCVLVKNGVALFPDAPTKRGTRHMLELAQSINFGFKPIVFILIFRNAFEFKPNGEIDKEFEKNFYNALLHGVEVRKFVLSYDGRYVYFEKEIP
- a CDS encoding DUF72 domain-containing protein, with product MDESVLWYIGTSGFQFDDWIGTFYPEGISKSKLFDYYVKNYGFNSVELNSTFYAIPGAKSLQRLSNKAPEGFKFAVKVHGSITHEQRLDDLYRFLEVSKVFLEDGKLLAFLAQFPYSFKKTDENISYLYRLKEAFTYSELLYIEIRHDSWNNFARSNYDFNFVIPDLPELPHLPRFSHWVQILKERKQEILYARFHGRNKNWYEADEKTRYDYFYSDEELITFKSAMESIPYKIKAGFFNNCFLGKAGKNAFKFKGMINLQ